The genome window CCAAGGCGGCGGGGTGCTGCTGCGAGCCCGGAGGGTGCCGCTGTGCCCTGGGGGGGACCGGGAACCCCAAAAGGAAGGGGACCCAGTGAGGACGGAGCCCGAAAGCTGGGAATCCCCGAGCAGCCCATGCTGGGGTggttgctgctggtgctggcggCGCTGGCGCGGGGCGGTGAGTGCTGCTGCGGCGTGCGGAGATGAGAGATAAGTGCAGAAGACTTTCAATGAATGATTCGGGGGTGATAAGGGGGAGATAAGGCGCCTCTCGAGCAGGGCAAGGCAGGAGCTTTCATGGTTTTGGCATTGAGGGATTTGCCCCACGCTGCCGGGCCAGGGCAAACCTCAAGGACGCCCCGATGGTGGCAGCAGGATAGGGCTCGGGAACCCCCTGCAGCGCTGCATCCCTGGGGAAATTTAGGGTGCTTTTTGGGTGGGAATCACCAGCGCGGCTGCTCCGCTCCCCCCGTCCCATTGCACAGCGTGGGGGTGGCTGCCCGCTGCTCGCATCCTTCCCAGTACTGGCGGGAGCAAAGCAGGAGCCAACAACCCCGCTGCTGGTTAAACTGGCCGCGCACCCTCCACGCGGGCTCGGAGCTACCTCCAGCCACATGGAGCGGCGCTGCCGGGTGCCGGAGAGCATGGTTTGGGGGGTTTCGGGGGGGGTTCCCATGCTGGTGTCAGGAGCAGGAGCACTGCGACGCCCTCATctccctccccgtgcccctCTGGCACCCAGCGGGGTCTGCGGGGTGCCGTGGGGCAGAAGCGAGCGTGAGCCCAGCCACAGCCCCtctcccctgcctgcaggcGCTGCTGAGACCCCCGACTTCTCCTGCTTTAAGCAATGCAGCTCCTGCGacttcctctgctcctggccgccccgcggccccgccggcaACACCACCTACGTCCTGGTGCTCTGGTGAGTCGGGTGCCACAACCCCctggcagctctgagcagcccactgggacatggggacatttggggacgCGGTGTGtcccccttcctgcccccctccccgtgcACGCAGAGGGCGAGCGTTTTCCCCCCCCAGCTACGCGACGTCGCGGACGTGCCCGCGGTACGAGGCGGGTGCCGCGACGACCTACACCCTGCAGCGGCACCGCGTCTACGTCCTCACCAACACCACGGCCTGGGTGGAGGCGTGGTGGGGACCCCACCTGCACCGCAGCCCCAACCTCACCCTGTACCTCAACGAGGCCGGTAAGCGCCGCGAGGCCGGGCTGGGTGTGCCACGATGGTGCCGGCCACCGCAGCCATGCTGTCCCCGCAGTGAAGCTGGATCCTCCCCCCGACGGGATGAACTTCGCCAAGGCCAAGGGGCGCCTGCAGCTCCGGGTGCCATGGCCGCCGTTCCGCGGCAGGGACCGAGCGCTGAGCAGGGAGGCTCGCTTCCGCAGGGCGGGCAACCACAGCTGGACGCAGGTAAAACATTGGCGGCGAGGAGCGGGGCGGGTTGCAGCGGTGTGTGCAGCCCTGGACGCAGCGCGGGGGCTCGGGGACGCCGTCCCCACCTGGTTGGGTACTGGGTCTCCACCGGCCTCCCGGGGACGGGATCGCGCTGCCACCCGTAACAGGATCAGGGAGGGATTGGCGGGGATTACGCAGGTAAAAACCCTGGATTAGAATAAAGCCGGCGGCAGATGAAATCCTGACGCTGCTCCCAGCGAGACCTGAGTGCTTCCCCAGAGCACCCAGGCACCACCACCCCTTTTTGAGGGGCTCCATGGGCAAAGCTGTGGGACCCCGACCCAGGGGacccctccagctgctgcatcCCCTGCATCCCTTTTGGTCCTCCCAGCCCCTGGAACACGATGTCCCATCACCACCATGCCCCAGCGACAAGCCTTCCTTCATACTGGTTCCACTGGGTGGGTGCCTCCATCCTGCCTTCTCTCCGCAGGTGCTGTGCGAGACAGGGAAGAGCAAGGACAGCAAGGAGGACACAGGTGGGTTCAGCCTGTGCCCAGTGGGTTGCTTGGGTTTTTTTGGGGATAAGCACGTCCCAGGAGGTGTCACCTCACCGCCACCCACCCGGTTTGCCCCAGTGACCTGCGACCTGGGGGGACACGCTGCCTTCGAGGTCCAGCTCCGGCAGAAGACGCAGCACTGGAGCAGCTACTGGAGCGACTGGAGCAAATCCATCTTCGTCCCTGAGGGTGAGAAGGGACCCCAATGTCCCTGcccaccctgccatgggcaccCCGGGCTGGCAACCCGCCCAGTGTCGTTCCTCTTGCAGAAATCCTGGAGAGCCCAGAGCTGAGCTTCCAGCTGGGAAATCTTGGGAAAAatgggcagaggctgctgcagttGAGCTGGCAGGTAGGGCAGCGTGGGCTTGCCACCCGGGACAGCCCTGCCGTCCCCCTGGGACTCCCCCTCTCCCCTTGGCACCGCCGTGGCCACCACTGTCACCACCCCAGAGAGCTCACGAGGAGCAGGGGAACGTCACCTACACGCTGAGCACCCACATGCCGGCATGCCGCTGCGCCACGCTGCCCGAGGCCGACGAGGTGGTGCTGGGACCCGAGGTGACGGCGCACAACCTCACCCTCTGCGGGGCCGAGTACGAAATCCTACTGACAGCGACCAACGCCGCCGGCACCAGCCCCACGCGGCAGCTCCACGTGCCAGCCGAGCAGCACGCAGGTACCCATGCGCATGCCGTGGAAAGGACCTGGCTCCTCGGTGGCCCCCCGGCATCCTCACCCACTGTGCCCCCAAATTTCGCCCCAGAGCTCAGCTTTAAGGACGTCAGCTCGGCCGGCGAGGCGGTGATGGTGCGATGGGAGGCGCCGAGCCGCGGCTTCGCCTACTGCTtcgagcagcagctgctgccggGAACGCCCCAGCAGGGCGTCTGCGTCCAGCAGGAGTTCTCTGCAAAGAGCTCCCACCTGGAGAGAGGCAAGTGGGCTTCCAAGACCCCCCCAGATTCCCACCGGCTCTGGCCAGGCTGCCACGGGTGCCGGTTTCCCCATAGGGTCGCTGGAAGTGCCGGCGTGTTACCGGCTCGCCGTGCACGGCCGGAGCGAGGAGCAGGATTGGGCCACCTTTGCCCTGCAGCATCATTTCACCGG of Cygnus atratus isolate AKBS03 ecotype Queensland, Australia chromosome 26, CAtr_DNAZoo_HiC_assembly, whole genome shotgun sequence contains these proteins:
- the IL12RB1 gene encoding LOW QUALITY PROTEIN: interleukin-12 receptor subunit beta-1 (The sequence of the model RefSeq protein was modified relative to this genomic sequence to represent the inferred CDS: substituted 1 base at 1 genomic stop codon); protein product: MLGWLLLVLAALARGGAAETPDFSCFKQCSSCDFLCSWPPRGPAGNTTYVLVLCYATSRTCPRYEAGAATTYTLQRHRVYVLTNTTAWVEAWWGPHLHRSPNLTLYLNEAVKLDPPPDGMNFAKAKGRLQLRVPWPPFRGRDRALSREARFRRAGNHSWTQVLCETGKSKDSKEDTVTCDLGGHAAFEVQLRQKTQHWSSYWSDWSKSIFVPEEILESPELSFQLGNLGKNGQRLLQLSWQRAHEEQGNVTYTLSTHMPACRCATLPEADEVVLGPEVTAHNLTLCGAEYEILLTATNAAGTSPTRQLHVPAEQHAELSFKDVSSAGEAVMVRWEAPSRGFAYCFEQQLLPGTPQQGVCVQQEFSAKSSHLERGSLEVPACYRLAVHGRSEEQDWATFALQHHFTGNASLASSIHINASAEAAVLRWEPSPRATCPGALARYLVCHAAEGDNVTCERADGEADASASRYTLRNLRPGTAYRVGIQEVTADSGGTCSMPWHFQTMALGPRLAAWKSNLKYLGISLGLPAIAAVIYQLSKRRARQLLFPPLPKPVGSRAIQFSASEMSQDRPWKGFAEPSEKFNLAELLVMEPSPEQEVADSTRPRTPQPGPKEPVELGQPGCKRELPFEYRRQEVLSPLSSPAPAESGEGPTCSTGCSGHXPAEEGAGSWGLPRPLVPLALLISDKPVIIRDEEGSELLQEKSVL